A genomic stretch from Chryseobacterium sp. SNU WT5 includes:
- a CDS encoding class I SAM-dependent DNA methyltransferase, whose amino-acid sequence MITGELKSQIDQIWNTFWTGGVTNTITIVEQLTYLIFIKDLDEKEIRNELKAKRGFTYTPIFTEDQQNFRWKNLKEMDVNARHLIFSNTIDGIFPFIRSLGKETSLFATHMKGATFGISKPSVLDQVIEKLGNIDMTHQDTKGDIYEYLLSKLEGGGTAGQFRTPRHIIKMMVELMQPTLEDTISDPSVGTAGFLVGAKEYIDKHNDVTLLDKYADHINRKMFNGTEFDATMLRIASMNLYLHGVEEPNILDVDAVSKDNTIANEHTLILANPPFKGTIDKESISPGLKNVTDTSKTELLFLALMLRQLKTGGRAAVIVPDGVLFGSGKAYKSIREEIIANNKLEAVISMPSGVFKPYAGVSTAIIIFTKTGNGGTDNVWFYDMLADGKSLDDKRSLLVDEDLFTSFSFGNALETMDLETKQKLHSKFNLPQIIDHYHYYKSDFFRKMHAENGELLQVNAVPEKLGYNHFMPETITHDYSNRISQSFLVSFKEIKDNEWDLSINRYKDVVYEELIYEKPSRIIDDIKGLQEENRTKLAILEELLK is encoded by the coding sequence ATGATCACAGGAGAATTAAAATCCCAAATAGACCAAATATGGAACACCTTCTGGACAGGAGGTGTTACCAATACCATAACCATTGTAGAGCAGCTTACCTACTTGATTTTCATTAAAGATCTTGATGAAAAAGAAATCAGAAACGAGCTCAAAGCTAAACGTGGTTTTACATACACACCCATTTTCACGGAAGACCAACAAAATTTCCGTTGGAAAAATCTTAAGGAAATGGATGTCAACGCAAGACATCTGATTTTTTCAAATACCATTGATGGAATTTTCCCATTCATCCGTTCATTAGGAAAAGAAACCAGCCTTTTTGCCACTCACATGAAAGGTGCAACATTTGGGATTTCAAAACCTTCCGTTTTGGATCAGGTGATCGAAAAGCTTGGCAATATCGATATGACTCATCAAGACACGAAAGGTGATATCTATGAATATCTTTTGTCTAAACTAGAAGGCGGCGGTACTGCAGGGCAATTTCGTACACCGAGACACATCATCAAAATGATGGTGGAACTTATGCAACCAACTCTGGAAGATACTATTTCTGATCCATCGGTGGGAACAGCTGGGTTTTTGGTAGGTGCAAAAGAATATATTGATAAGCACAACGACGTAACTTTGCTCGATAAATATGCAGATCACATCAACCGAAAGATGTTCAACGGAACCGAGTTTGATGCCACTATGTTGCGTATTGCCTCGATGAATCTTTATTTGCACGGTGTGGAAGAACCCAACATCCTAGATGTAGATGCCGTTTCAAAAGATAATACAATTGCCAACGAACATACCTTGATTTTAGCCAATCCACCTTTTAAAGGAACAATTGACAAAGAAAGTATTTCTCCTGGACTGAAAAACGTAACCGATACTTCTAAAACAGAATTGTTATTTTTAGCACTAATGCTCCGTCAGCTGAAAACCGGTGGTCGTGCTGCGGTGATTGTTCCCGACGGCGTACTCTTCGGAAGCGGAAAAGCCTACAAAAGCATTCGGGAAGAAATTATTGCCAACAACAAATTAGAAGCCGTGATCTCTATGCCGAGTGGCGTTTTTAAACCTTACGCCGGAGTTAGCACCGCCATAATTATTTTTACAAAAACTGGAAACGGCGGTACCGACAATGTTTGGTTCTACGATATGCTGGCCGACGGAAAATCTCTTGACGACAAAAGATCGTTGTTAGTAGATGAAGATCTGTTTACCTCTTTCTCTTTTGGAAATGCGTTGGAAACAATGGATCTGGAAACCAAGCAAAAATTACACAGCAAGTTTAATCTTCCGCAGATTATAGACCATTATCATTATTACAAAAGCGATTTCTTCAGAAAAATGCACGCTGAAAACGGAGAATTGTTGCAAGTAAATGCAGTACCTGAAAAATTAGGCTACAACCATTTTATGCCCGAAACGATTACCCACGATTACAGCAATAGAATATCGCAGTCTTTCCTAGTTTCGTTTAAGGAAATTAAAGATAATGAATGGGATCTCTCAATTAATCGATATAAGGATGTTGTATATGAAGAACTCATTTACGAAAAACCATCTAGAATTATTGATGATATAAAGGGTCTGCAAGAAGAGAACCGTACGAAATTAGCAATATTAGAAGAGCTGTTAAAATGA
- a CDS encoding N-6 DNA methylase, giving the protein MKENYNYNSEQINYFTERIWKIFDILKNAVPAEDYHVILFLLSLYKDGRLRSGLNHSTYISQSVADSIRFDDKYSDLAEVYSPIIKYLSNDRLYEILRYFENIDLFELQQNFASIFDSILYKLVQNQSRTFGEFIHPKEIIRFIMNLAELPENATVYNPFAGLASFATFLDSDQRYIGQELNRKTWALGKLRLMAYDLKNAVYEIDDSISDWNNFSEFDLIVTNPPFGMKLSNYLYKFENSSLESFIIGNSLSQLRLHAKLICLFSVSFLFSENRKNKKLRKALVDNNFIDTIVLLPNSIFQHSSIQLCIIVFKKSDNKKIRFVDASEYVHDSESKRNKTFNDVELYEDIKKQKNNRFIKYVDSQEIKEKEYNLAVTRYFISNDFDGERFGDIGYFLLGSRGIKDSVGKYVRIRDLKNDIVNNRLDFNSIEAREIPVNGLKKIEQDCLLVALRWKTLKPTFFEYKGDPIYISTDIAAIRIDKKKIDINYLIAELHSDYVIDQLDAYRSSSIIPNLKKDDLFSIKIKLPSIQEQTKSYYIKAEKSLSIKSEQFNSELNKEILDVNDENSFLRHQIAGSLKNVRGAFKFIQRILKDKVNPELPGLYDLKASDKLDTTLANYLQIVERDLNSINKSVNRFGDKIELMELNVENFDLLQFIREYVESLKIRSMNFYKVVLDLGEDAIKEDGFIGVYINADKDFLRKAFDNIIENAEKHAFDHGLNNGNQNKIKIELLYDFTDFTVQIDFSNTGKLLSEEITFESMVRKGSSLGSNPGDGIGLWFVNDVMKLHRGYFSFTDETGPDGIEDEYVTTMELTFPLIPGI; this is encoded by the coding sequence ATGAAAGAGAATTATAATTATAACAGCGAGCAGATTAATTACTTTACAGAAAGGATTTGGAAAATATTTGATATTTTAAAAAATGCGGTACCTGCTGAAGATTATCATGTGATTCTTTTTTTACTTTCACTTTATAAAGATGGAAGATTGAGAAGTGGGTTAAATCACTCCACTTACATTAGTCAATCTGTTGCGGATTCTATACGTTTCGATGATAAGTATAGTGATTTAGCAGAAGTCTATAGTCCGATTATTAAATATCTGTCAAATGATAGGTTGTATGAAATCTTAAGATATTTTGAAAATATTGATTTATTTGAGTTACAGCAAAATTTTGCTTCAATATTCGATTCAATACTATATAAACTTGTACAAAATCAAAGTCGAACATTTGGAGAGTTTATTCATCCAAAAGAAATAATAAGATTTATAATGAATTTGGCTGAGTTACCTGAGAATGCAACGGTTTATAATCCATTTGCAGGCTTAGCCTCTTTCGCAACTTTTCTTGATTCTGATCAACGATACATTGGACAAGAGCTAAATCGTAAAACTTGGGCTTTAGGTAAACTAAGGTTAATGGCATATGATTTAAAAAATGCTGTATATGAGATAGATGATTCCATTTCTGATTGGAATAATTTTAGCGAATTCGATTTAATAGTAACCAATCCTCCATTTGGGATGAAATTATCAAATTATCTATATAAGTTTGAAAATTCTTCTTTGGAATCATTTATAATTGGTAATAGTCTCAGTCAATTACGATTACATGCAAAATTAATCTGTTTATTTTCAGTGTCATTTTTATTCTCTGAAAATCGAAAGAATAAAAAATTACGCAAAGCATTAGTAGATAACAATTTTATTGACACGATCGTGTTATTACCTAATTCAATTTTTCAACATTCCTCAATACAACTTTGTATAATTGTTTTCAAAAAATCAGATAACAAAAAGATTAGATTTGTCGATGCATCAGAATATGTTCATGATTCTGAAAGTAAAAGAAATAAAACATTTAATGATGTAGAACTTTACGAAGACATAAAAAAACAAAAAAATAATAGGTTTATAAAATATGTTGATTCACAGGAGATAAAAGAGAAGGAATATAATCTTGCTGTAACAAGATATTTTATTTCAAATGATTTTGATGGAGAAAGATTTGGAGATATAGGATATTTTCTACTCGGATCAAGAGGGATCAAGGATTCAGTGGGAAAATATGTAAGAATAAGAGATCTAAAAAATGATATTGTAAATAATCGATTAGATTTCAATTCAATTGAAGCGAGAGAAATTCCCGTGAATGGACTCAAAAAAATAGAGCAAGATTGTCTTTTAGTTGCATTGAGATGGAAAACATTAAAGCCAACTTTTTTCGAATATAAAGGGGATCCAATCTATATTTCTACCGATATAGCAGCAATAAGAATAGACAAAAAGAAAATTGATATAAATTATTTAATTGCAGAATTACACTCAGACTATGTAATTGATCAATTAGATGCTTATAGAAGTTCTAGCATTATTCCAAATCTTAAAAAAGACGATTTATTTAGTATTAAAATTAAACTACCTTCTATCCAAGAACAAACGAAGTCTTACTACATTAAGGCTGAAAAATCTTTATCAATAAAATCTGAACAATTTAATTCAGAATTGAATAAGGAAATTTTAGATGTAAATGATGAGAATAGTTTTTTAAGACATCAGATTGCAGGTTCACTTAAAAATGTGAGAGGGGCATTTAAATTTATTCAACGAATATTAAAAGATAAAGTTAATCCTGAACTTCCAGGCTTGTATGATTTAAAAGCTAGCGACAAACTAGATACAACACTTGCAAATTATTTACAAATAGTTGAAAGAGATTTAAATTCTATAAATAAATCAGTAAACCGATTTGGAGATAAGATCGAACTTATGGAATTGAATGTTGAGAATTTTGATCTTTTGCAATTTATCCGTGAATATGTTGAAAGTCTTAAAATAAGATCAATGAATTTTTACAAAGTCGTTTTAGATTTAGGTGAAGATGCGATAAAAGAAGATGGTTTTATTGGAGTGTATATTAATGCGGATAAAGATTTTTTAAGAAAAGCATTTGATAACATAATAGAAAATGCGGAAAAGCACGCATTTGATCACGGGCTTAACAATGGAAATCAGAACAAAATAAAGATTGAACTTTTATATGATTTTACTGATTTTACTGTACAAATAGATTTTAGTAATACAGGAAAACTATTATCTGAAGAAATCACATTTGAATCTATGGTTCGTAAAGGCAGTTCTTTAGGTAGTAATCCGGGAGATGGGATCGGTTTATGGTTTGTAAATGATGTTATGAAACTACATAGAGGATATTTTAGTTTTACCGATGAAACAGGCCCTGATGGTATCGAAGATGAATATGTAACAACAATGGAATTAACATTCCCACTAATACCAGGAATATGA